Proteins encoded by one window of Nitrospirota bacterium:
- the hemL gene encoding glutamate-1-semialdehyde 2,1-aminomutase codes for MKQSRSKMLFQKAQAVMPGGVNSPVRAFKAVGGSPLFIKKAKGSKIYDVDGNAFIDYVLSWGPMIVGHAHPAVVKALKKAAENGTSFGAPTPLEVELAHMVMKAYPSIEKIRMVNSGTEATMSAIRAARGFTRRDKIIKFEGCYHGHADGLLVKAGSGAATFGLPDSPGVPASYAENTITLPYNDIDAFKEMLGKAGKEIACVIVEPVVGNIGCVLPRPGFLETLRTETEKYGIVLIFDEVMTGFRVAYGGAQAHYGITPDLTCLGKVIGGGLPVGAYGGRKEIMSIISPEGPVYQAGTLSGNPLAMTAGIETLKILSKRGTYKTLEKTMQRLEEGLKDAAARAGVAARFYRAGTMFCTYFTDREVVDYETAKTADTALFSRFFRAMLEQGVNLAPSQFEAGFISLAHTAADIEKTISAAYKTLSGFRK; via the coding sequence ATGAAACAGTCCAGGTCGAAGATGCTCTTTCAGAAGGCGCAGGCAGTGATGCCCGGAGGGGTGAACAGCCCGGTGCGGGCGTTCAAGGCAGTGGGGGGCTCGCCGCTTTTCATAAAAAAGGCGAAAGGTTCCAAGATTTACGATGTGGACGGAAACGCCTTTATCGATTATGTCCTCTCCTGGGGTCCCATGATCGTGGGGCACGCCCATCCTGCGGTCGTCAAGGCGCTCAAGAAGGCTGCGGAGAACGGGACGAGCTTCGGCGCGCCGACACCCCTCGAGGTAGAGCTCGCCCATATGGTGATGAAGGCGTATCCTTCGATCGAGAAGATCCGCATGGTCAATTCGGGAACCGAGGCGACTATGAGTGCCATACGCGCAGCCCGCGGGTTCACCCGGCGGGACAAGATCATCAAGTTCGAGGGCTGCTATCACGGCCATGCCGACGGCCTGCTCGTCAAAGCGGGGTCCGGCGCTGCCACCTTCGGGCTCCCCGACAGCCCGGGTGTGCCGGCCTCGTATGCTGAGAATACGATAACGCTTCCCTATAACGACATCGACGCGTTCAAGGAGATGCTCGGGAAGGCGGGAAAGGAGATAGCCTGTGTCATTGTCGAGCCGGTGGTGGGCAATATCGGCTGCGTGCTCCCCCGTCCGGGCTTTCTCGAAACGCTCCGGACCGAGACGGAGAAGTACGGCATTGTCCTCATCTTCGACGAAGTGATGACAGGGTTCAGGGTCGCCTACGGCGGCGCCCAGGCGCACTACGGGATAACCCCTGACCTGACCTGCCTCGGCAAGGTGATCGGCGGCGGGCTGCCGGTCGGCGCCTACGGCGGCAGGAAGGAGATCATGTCCATCATCTCTCCAGAAGGGCCGGTCTACCAGGCCGGTACGCTTTCGGGGAATCCCCTGGCGATGACCGCGGGCATAGAGACCTTGAAGATACTCTCGAAGCGGGGGACTTACAAGACGCTCGAAAAAACGATGCAGCGCCTCGAAGAAGGGCTGAAAGATGCTGCGGCCAGGGCAGGGGTTGCGGCGAGGTTCTACCGCGCGGGCACCATGTTCTGCACCTATTTTACCGACCGGGAGGTGGTCGATTACGAGACCGCCAAGACCGCGGATACGGCCCTCTTCTCCCGCTTCTTCAGGGCGATGCTCGAGCAGGGGGTCAACCTGGCGCCCTCGCAGTTCGAGGCGGGGTTCATTTCGCTCGCCCATACCGCGGCTGATATCGAAAAAACGATCAGCGCCGCCTATAAAACACTGAGCGGGTTCAGGAAGTGA
- a CDS encoding lysophospholipid acyltransferase family protein yields MEPLPFKNGIYITEPGKASPLAKALPSASFYRRMAGIVLRSSRLAKRGQYKTPEWAESSRAILDALEASGVVFEITGAGHVAGLAEPCVFIANHMSTLETFVLPCIIAPFREVTFVVKQSLIDYPVFRHVMRSRDPVVVGRTNPREDLKAVLEGGTERLHAGRSVIIFPQTTRTADFDAAAFNTIGIKLARKADVPAVPIALKTDAWGNGKHIRDFGRIDPSKKVWFSFGEPLRVADRGTGEHQAIIAFIESRLREWTRQPRP; encoded by the coding sequence ATGGAACCGCTACCCTTCAAAAACGGGATATACATAACGGAGCCGGGCAAGGCGTCGCCCCTGGCGAAGGCGCTGCCCTCCGCAAGCTTCTACCGGAGAATGGCGGGGATCGTCCTCAGGTCGAGCAGGCTGGCGAAGCGCGGGCAGTACAAGACCCCCGAGTGGGCGGAGAGCAGCCGCGCCATCCTCGATGCCCTCGAAGCGTCGGGCGTCGTCTTCGAGATAACCGGTGCCGGGCATGTGGCCGGCCTCGCGGAGCCCTGCGTATTCATCGCCAATCACATGAGCACCCTCGAAACCTTTGTCCTGCCCTGCATCATCGCCCCTTTCCGGGAAGTGACCTTCGTGGTGAAGCAGAGCCTCATCGATTACCCCGTCTTCAGGCATGTGATGCGCTCGCGGGACCCGGTCGTGGTCGGCAGGACGAATCCCCGCGAAGATCTAAAGGCGGTGCTGGAGGGAGGGACCGAACGGCTGCATGCCGGCAGATCGGTCATCATCTTTCCGCAGACGACCCGGACAGCGGACTTCGACGCCGCGGCCTTCAACACCATCGGGATCAAGCTCGCCAGGAAAGCGGATGTCCCGGCAGTCCCCATCGCGCTCAAGACCGATGCCTGGGGCAACGGGAAGCATATCAGGGATTTCGGCAGGATCGACCCTTCGAAAAAGGTCTGGTTCTCTTTCGGCGAGCCGCTCCGGGTTGCGGACCGGGGGACCGGGGAGCATCAGGCGATCATCGCATTCATCGAGAGCAGGCTGCGGGAGTGGACTCGGCAGCCCCGCCCCTGA
- a CDS encoding diguanylate cyclase, whose translation MRDEDKSREQLIRELVELRELLNELRKPVPGPVLNEVIERQTGTLKRLLFVSREITTTTDLKRLYRKVVGIAKELLALDYSTLMILSEDGTRLVIEDTLGYPESLIGSFFVVEGEGLASYVAKTRQPGTVLDFRTETRFEVPSVVRERDITSAIGVPMMIEEEVFGVLVGHIRNRRVFTGEEISLYQNIGNHAAVAIKNSMHVAALRESEQYLKTVMDAIQTGILIIDAETHRIVEANPVAVRAIGLAKEEIIGNICHQFVCPTQAGECPITDRGRTVDNAERVLLRADGEKVPILKTVVPVMLHGRKYLIESLVDITERKRMEEAITYQANHDLLTDLPNRVLFMECLNSALHQAGRTHAMLTVMFLDLDGFKAINDSLGHAVGDQLLKEVAGRLKCCTRKSDMVARIGGDEFIMVLTEIQCAEDAFVVAGKLLAVFQEPFAIEDRVLRVTASIGLSLYPEDGEDAETLLKRADIAMYHAKQRGRNTYQFYEAEMGGGALR comes from the coding sequence ATGAGAGACGAGGACAAATCGAGAGAACAGCTCATCCGCGAGCTCGTCGAGCTTCGTGAGCTGCTCAACGAACTGAGGAAGCCGGTGCCCGGCCCTGTCCTGAACGAGGTGATAGAGCGGCAGACAGGGACCCTCAAGCGGCTGCTCTTCGTGTCCAGGGAGATCACCACCACCACCGACCTGAAGCGGCTCTACCGGAAGGTGGTCGGCATCGCGAAGGAGCTGCTCGCCCTCGATTATTCCACCCTGATGATCCTCTCCGAAGACGGGACCCGGCTCGTGATCGAGGACACGCTCGGCTATCCCGAGTCCCTGATCGGCAGCTTCTTCGTTGTCGAGGGGGAGGGGCTGGCCTCGTATGTGGCCAAAACCCGGCAGCCCGGTACGGTCCTCGATTTCAGGACAGAGACCCGCTTCGAAGTGCCCTCGGTGGTGAGAGAGAGGGACATTACTTCCGCTATCGGCGTGCCCATGATGATCGAGGAAGAGGTCTTCGGCGTGCTCGTCGGCCATATCCGTAATCGCCGCGTCTTTACCGGCGAGGAGATATCGCTCTACCAGAACATCGGCAACCATGCTGCCGTGGCGATCAAGAACTCCATGCATGTCGCCGCGCTGCGGGAGAGCGAACAGTACCTCAAGACCGTCATGGATGCGATCCAGACCGGCATCCTGATCATCGATGCGGAAACACATCGCATCGTCGAGGCGAATCCCGTGGCGGTCAGGGCCATCGGCCTCGCCAAGGAGGAGATCATCGGGAATATCTGTCACCAGTTCGTCTGTCCCACCCAGGCGGGCGAGTGCCCCATTACCGACAGGGGCCGCACCGTCGACAATGCGGAGCGGGTATTGCTGCGAGCGGACGGTGAAAAAGTTCCCATCCTGAAGACGGTCGTCCCGGTGATGCTCCACGGCAGGAAGTACCTCATCGAGAGTCTCGTCGACATCACCGAGCGCAAAAGGATGGAGGAGGCGATCACCTACCAGGCGAACCACGACCTGCTCACCGATCTCCCGAACAGGGTGCTCTTCATGGAATGCCTCAACAGCGCCCTGCACCAGGCCGGCCGCACGCACGCGATGCTGACCGTGATGTTCCTCGACCTCGACGGGTTCAAGGCTATTAATGACTCCCTGGGGCACGCCGTCGGTGACCAGCTGCTGAAGGAGGTCGCCGGCAGGCTCAAATGCTGCACACGGAAATCGGATATGGTAGCCCGAATCGGCGGCGACGAGTTCATCATGGTGCTTACGGAGATCCAGTGCGCCGAGGACGCGTTCGTGGTGGCCGGAAAACTGCTCGCCGTGTTCCAGGAGCCTTTTGCCATCGAGGACCGGGTGCTCCGCGTCACGGCCAGCATCGGCCTGAGTCTCTACCCGGAAGACGGCGAGGATGCCGAGACCCTTCTGAAGCGGGCCGACATAGCGATGTACCATGCCAAGCAGCGGGGGCGGAACACCTATCAATTCTATGAGGCCGAGATGGGGGGAGGCGCGCTGCGCTGA